The nucleotide sequence TACGGCCACCACGATGGTGACGATGCTGCCCTCGCTCACTCCGGCCATCCGCAGCGTCCTTTGGCGCCGGTGCACCAGTAGCCGGCTCGCCCGCGCGGGCAGCGTCCAATCCCGCATAGCCAGTCGCGCCACTGGGCGCGCATCCAGCGCTTCACGACTTGGCGCCGGCGCCGTCGAGCGCCATGGAGCGCCACAGGTCGAACTGCCGGTCATTGCCGGTCAGGTGCTTGGCCACCAGCGGCGCCGACTGCTCCACCTCCTCGTCGGTCTGGAGGTGGCGGTAGTAGCCGGGGCCGATCAGGGCGATGCCGCGCTTAGGCGACTGGATGCGGATGAACATGGTTTCTCCCTCGGTGTTGAACAGGTGGTCCTGGATGAGCTGCCAGGGGTCTCGGCGGTTGCCGAGGCCGACGTAGGCGGTGGGCGCGTCGCTCACGGTCACGTGGAGGTGTGCGCCGCGCGCGTTGGTGCCGGTAGCGCCGACCTTGCCGAGCACGTCGCCACGCGCCACGTGGGCGCCCACGGCCGGCAGGGCCGGCCCCTGGAGGTGGAGGTAGGCGTAGTACAGGTCCGAGTCGTCCAACTTCACCGTGATGGTGTAGCCGTTGCCGGCGTGCCATTGCTTGTTGGCGACCACGCCGGCGCCGAGGGCCGGCGCGTCGGTGCCGGCGGACACGATCCAGTCGGAGCCGGTGTGGGCGTAGGTGCGGGGCTTGGCCGTGTTGCCGTAAGGGTCGGAGGCGTCGTAGGCGCCGGGGAACGGGTCGATCAGCAGCATGGTGGGATCTCCAAACGGGTCAGGCCGAGCGGTAGACGCACGACAGGAAGCTGGCCGGCTGAATGCTCGATGCGCTCGGCGCGGCGGCCCACATGCGCAGCTCGTCGCCGGCCTTCAGGCGTACCGGGCGGGGAGGTGTCGCCGCCGTGATTCCTGAGGTCTGAGACTGGGCCAACAGGCCGTTGCCGATGGCGGCACTGTTCAGGGTGATGGCCACCGACTGGATGCCGTTGACTGTCGTCACCACGCCGGCCGCCAGGTCGTAGATGCCCGGCTGCTGCACGACGAGAACGCCGCCCACGAACGAGGCAAAGCCACGGTTGAGTTCCGGCGTCGGAAAGTTGTTGTTGGCCGGG is from Leifsonia sp. 466MF and encodes:
- a CDS encoding M23 family metallopeptidase, whose translation is MLLIDPFPGAYDASDPYGNTAKPRTYAHTGSDWIVSAGTDAPALGAGVVANKQWHAGNGYTITVKLDDSDLYYAYLHLQGPALPAVGAHVARGDVLGKVGATGTNARGAHLHVTVSDAPTAYVGLGNRRDPWQLIQDHLFNTEGETMFIRIQSPKRGIALIGPGYYRHLQTDEEVEQSAPLVAKHLTGNDRQFDLWRSMALDGAGAKS